In a single window of the Dreissena polymorpha isolate Duluth1 chromosome 3, UMN_Dpol_1.0, whole genome shotgun sequence genome:
- the LOC127874362 gene encoding plexin-A2-like isoform X2 yields the protein MLRGLCVSDAAPACPDQTTAAVHSPVKCPQLETTSFDTNVVVHSGQNKSISVHVADIQPDQMDNVLCLFTYSWEVKYSTWKITSSNLECEALQFEFSDVTLPIVTAQFTVTSGKNSVPLDNPQNITVRIYKCGTMVTNCGQCLSMDPEYECGWCVGASPTCSLQTLCPASDWLDRSAVCPNPQILGEMMPMIHH from the exons ATGTTGCGGGGACTGTGTGTCAGTGATGCAGCACCAGCCTGCCCGGATCAG ACTACAGCTGCAGTTCATTCCCCTGTCAAGTGTCCACAATTGGAGACTACCTCCTTTGACACTAACGTGGTTGTACATTCCGGCCAGAATAAGAGCATCAGTGTACATGTGGCGGACATTCAG CCAGACCAGATGGACAATGTCCTCTGCCTGTTCACGTACAGCTGGGAAGTGAAGTACTCCACATGGAAAATCACGTCCTCCAACCTCGAGTGTGAGGCTCTCCAGTTTGAGTTCTCTGACGTCACGTTGCCCATAGTAACCGCTCAGTTCACCGTGACGAGTGGGAAGAACAGCGTCCCATTGGATAATCCACAAAATATCACAG TCCGCATCTACAAGTGTGGTACCATGGTAACCAACTGCGGTCAGTGCCTTAGTATGGACCCGGAATACGAGTGTGGCTGGTGTGTGGGTGCAAGCCCCACATGCTCCTTGCAGACTCTCTGCCCTGCATCTGACTGGCTCGACCGCTCAGCTGTCTGTCCCAACCCTCAGATACTCGGG GAGATGATGCCAATGATTCACCATTAG
- the LOC127874362 gene encoding plexin-A2-like isoform X1, translating to MLRGLCVSDAAPACPDQTTAAVHSPVKCPQLETTSFDTNVVVHSGQNKSISVHVADIQPDQMDNVLCLFTYSWEVKYSTWKITSSNLECEALQFEFSDVTLPIVTAQFTVTSGKNSVPLDNPQNITVRIYKCGTMVTNCGQCLSMDPEYECGWCVGASPTCSLQTLCPASDWLDRSAVCPNPQILGVRVAIMQEMMPMIHH from the exons ATGTTGCGGGGACTGTGTGTCAGTGATGCAGCACCAGCCTGCCCGGATCAG ACTACAGCTGCAGTTCATTCCCCTGTCAAGTGTCCACAATTGGAGACTACCTCCTTTGACACTAACGTGGTTGTACATTCCGGCCAGAATAAGAGCATCAGTGTACATGTGGCGGACATTCAG CCAGACCAGATGGACAATGTCCTCTGCCTGTTCACGTACAGCTGGGAAGTGAAGTACTCCACATGGAAAATCACGTCCTCCAACCTCGAGTGTGAGGCTCTCCAGTTTGAGTTCTCTGACGTCACGTTGCCCATAGTAACCGCTCAGTTCACCGTGACGAGTGGGAAGAACAGCGTCCCATTGGATAATCCACAAAATATCACAG TCCGCATCTACAAGTGTGGTACCATGGTAACCAACTGCGGTCAGTGCCTTAGTATGGACCCGGAATACGAGTGTGGCTGGTGTGTGGGTGCAAGCCCCACATGCTCCTTGCAGACTCTCTGCCCTGCATCTGACTGGCTCGACCGCTCAGCTGTCTGTCCCAACCCTCAGATACTCGGGGTACGTGTGGCCATAATgcag GAGATGATGCCAATGATTCACCATTAG